Proteins encoded in a region of the Tachyglossus aculeatus isolate mTacAcu1 chromosome 11, mTacAcu1.pri, whole genome shotgun sequence genome:
- the FOXF1 gene encoding forkhead box protein F1 — translation MDPASSTTSKAKKTNAGIRRPEKPPYSYIALIVMAIQSSPTKRLTLSEIYQFLQSRFPFFRGSYQGWKNSVRHNLSLNECFIKLPKGLGRPGKGHYWTIDPASEFMFEEGSFRRRPRGFRRKCQALKPMYSMMNGLGFNHLPDTYGFQGSAGGISCPPNSLALEGGLGMMNGHLPANVDGMGLAGHSVPHLPANGGHSYMGSCAGSAGADYPHHESSVPASPLLAGGGVMEPHSVYSGSASAWPPSASAALNSGASYIKQQPLSPCNPAANPLSSSLSTHSLDQPYLHQNSHNAAAELQGIPRYHSQSPSMCDRKEFVFSFNAMASSSMHSASSGSYYHQQVTYQDIKPCVM, via the exons ATGGACCCCGCCTCGTCCACCACCTCCAAAGCCAAGAAGACCAACGCCGGGATCCGCCGGCCGGAGAAGCCGCCCTACTCGTACATCGCCCTGATCGTCATGGCCATCCAGAGCTCGCCCACCAAGCGGCTGACCCTCAGCGAGATCTACCAGTTCCTGCAGAGCCGCTTCCCCTTCTTCCGCGGCTCCTACCAGGGCTGGAAGAACTCGGTGCGCCACAACCTGTCGCTCAACGAGTGCTTCATCAAGCTGCCCAAGGGCCTGGGCCGCCCGGGCAAGGGCCACTACTGGACCATCGACCCGGCCAGCGAGTTCATGTTCGAGGAGGGCTCGTTCCGCCGCCGGCCCCGCGGCTTCAGGAGGAAGTGTCAGGCGCTCAAGCCCATGTACAGCATGATGAACGGGCTGGGCTTCAACCACCTCCCGGACACCTACGGCTTCCAGGGCTCGGCCGGGGGCATCTCCTGCCCGCCCAACAGCCTGGCCCTGGAAGGGGGCCTCGGCATGATGAACGGCCACTTGCCGGCCAACGTGGACGGCATGGGGCTGGCCGGACACTCCGTGCCCCACCTGCCCGCCAACGGGGGCCACTCGTACATGGGCAGCTGCGCGGGCTCGGCCGGCGCCGACTACCCGCACCACGAGAGCTCGGTGCCCGCCTCCCCGCTGCTGGCCGGCGGCGGGGTCATGGAGCCTCACTCCGTCTACTCGGGCTCCGCCTCCGCCTGGCCGCCCTCCGCCTCGGCCGCCCTCAACAGCGGCGCCTCCTACATCAAGCagcagcccctgtccccctgcaACCCCGCCGCCAACCCCCTGTCGTCCAGCCTCTCCACGCACTCCCTAGACCAGCCCTACCTGCACCAGAACAGCCACAACGCCGCCGCCGAGCTGCAGG GCATCCCCCGGTATCACTCCCAGTCCCCTAGCATGTGCGACCGAAAGGAGTTCGTCTTCTCTTTCAACGCCATGGCTTCCTCCTCGATGCATTCAGCGAGCAGCGGATCTTACTATCACCAACAAGTGACCTACCAGGATATCAAGCCTTGCGTGATGTGA